A window from Prochlorococcus marinus CUG1435 encodes these proteins:
- a CDS encoding response regulator transcription factor, with product MKISILLIEDDRDMRDLVARHLEHSGFDVQKAEDGIKGQALALQYSPDLILLDLMLPSVDGLTLCQRLRRDERTSNIPIMMITALGGLKDKVTGFNSGADDYITKPFDLEELHVRIKALLRRSNRAQLNSSNQQEILNYGPLTLVPERFEAIWFESPVRLTHLEFELLHCLLQRHGQTVSPALILKEVWGYEPDDDIETIRVHIRHLRTKLEPDPRKPLYIKTVYGAGYCLELPIGSQVETARQEFIHARNPDLINSAVD from the coding sequence ATGAAAATTTCAATCCTGTTAATTGAAGATGATCGTGATATGCGTGATTTGGTTGCTAGGCATTTAGAGCACTCTGGTTTCGATGTTCAAAAAGCTGAGGATGGTATTAAAGGACAAGCATTAGCTCTTCAATACTCCCCGGATTTAATTCTCTTGGATCTTATGTTGCCAAGTGTTGATGGATTAACTTTATGTCAGCGACTAAGAAGAGATGAAAGAACATCAAATATCCCAATTATGATGATAACTGCGTTAGGTGGCCTTAAAGATAAAGTGACTGGGTTTAATTCTGGAGCAGATGATTACATTACTAAACCATTTGATCTAGAAGAATTACATGTACGTATAAAAGCATTATTAAGAAGAAGTAATAGAGCACAATTGAATTCTAGTAACCAGCAAGAAATCTTAAATTATGGTCCATTAACCCTTGTTCCGGAAAGATTTGAAGCTATCTGGTTTGAATCTCCCGTTAGATTAACTCATCTTGAATTTGAATTGCTTCACTGTCTTTTGCAGAGGCATGGTCAAACTGTATCGCCAGCACTAATACTTAAAGAAGTATGGGGATATGAACCAGATGATGATATTGAGACAATAAGAGTCCATATTAGACACTTACGAACTAAGCTGGAACCTGATCCTCGTAAGCCTCTTTATATAAAAACTGTATATGGTGCTGGATATTGTCTCGAGTTACCTATTGGTTCTCAAGTGGAAACTGCTAGGCAAGAGTTTATTCATGCAAGAAATCCTGACTTGATAAATTCTGCAGTAGATTAA
- a CDS encoding cation-translocating P-type ATPase produces MESIQLSITGMKCGGCVSTVEKILKNSDGIENVSVNLLTESAYFEITQKHIELEAVLENLKENGFPSKIYINDFSKKINKAELEKKKSWNNQWKKLTFALLLLLFSGLGHLAEGRYINFPILGNIFFHASLATLALLFPGRGIIINGFKSFFKNRPDMDSLVALGVTSAYITSLLSLMFPDTGFPCFFNEPVMLLGFILIGRFLEERARYQTGSSIGELLDLQPEMANIYTEDNQIKSIRVNTLRPNQEIQVLAGDRVPADCIVTQGNSYIDVSHITGESKPIEVKEGESLSSGSLNLNSTLRLKVQKVGGDSSLAKLVNLIESVNARKPRIQRIADEIAGKFTYFVLIFATLTFFFWWKGARNIWPDLLSHNHQLITHSSHTLHSSLGSNAENFLSLAIQLSIAVLVIACPCALGLATPTVITVASGKAAKKGVLFKGGDKIEMASKINHIIFDKTGTLTRGKPFIVDYKNYDDHSFLLRIAASLEKESRHPIADALIQEAKKQNLSLFPIKKIITHSGRGISGELESIDGPINIGNIEWLLSKGTIIDSDAKKVIENEETKTNTIIGVSIKDKLLGFIFLGDLLRDDSIKTVQNLRKNKFKINILSGDRKQTVLALAKKIGFKESEVKWDLLPEMKLKTIENLKIDNKVAMIGDGINDVPALASSDLGIAVGSGTQIAKANADVVLMGDQLNGLPYALNLAKKTIRKIKQNLTWAFGYNLLAIPLAAGILFPKYGILLTPSIAALLMAISSITVVINALSLD; encoded by the coding sequence ATGGAAAGCATTCAATTAAGCATTACAGGAATGAAGTGCGGAGGTTGTGTGAGCACTGTTGAAAAAATATTAAAAAATTCTGATGGTATTGAAAATGTTTCTGTTAACTTACTAACTGAAAGTGCATATTTTGAAATTACCCAGAAACATATAGAACTAGAAGCAGTTCTCGAAAATCTAAAAGAAAATGGTTTCCCATCAAAGATTTACATAAATGATTTTTCAAAAAAAATAAATAAAGCAGAATTAGAAAAAAAAAAGAGCTGGAATAATCAATGGAAAAAACTAACTTTTGCTTTATTACTTTTATTATTTTCAGGTTTAGGTCATCTAGCAGAAGGAAGATATATAAATTTTCCGATATTAGGTAATATATTTTTTCACGCTTCATTAGCAACATTAGCTCTATTATTTCCTGGAAGAGGAATAATTATTAATGGTTTTAAATCATTTTTTAAGAACCGTCCTGATATGGATTCTCTAGTAGCTCTTGGAGTAACTAGCGCGTATATAACAAGTCTTCTATCCTTAATGTTTCCTGACACTGGTTTTCCTTGTTTTTTTAATGAACCAGTTATGCTGTTAGGCTTCATATTGATTGGGCGTTTCTTAGAGGAAAGAGCAAGATACCAAACTGGTTCATCTATTGGAGAGTTATTAGATCTTCAACCTGAAATGGCAAATATCTACACAGAAGATAATCAAATAAAATCAATAAGAGTAAACACTTTAAGACCAAATCAAGAGATTCAAGTTTTAGCTGGAGACAGAGTGCCTGCTGACTGCATTGTTACTCAAGGTAATTCGTATATTGATGTTTCACATATCACTGGCGAATCCAAACCTATCGAGGTAAAAGAAGGCGAAAGTCTATCTAGTGGGTCTTTAAATCTTAATTCAACTCTTAGACTTAAAGTTCAAAAGGTCGGAGGGGATTCTTCTCTTGCAAAACTAGTAAATCTTATTGAGTCTGTAAACGCTAGAAAACCTCGCATTCAAAGAATTGCCGATGAAATTGCAGGCAAATTTACCTACTTTGTCCTTATTTTTGCTACCTTAACTTTCTTCTTTTGGTGGAAGGGGGCAAGAAACATTTGGCCAGATTTATTAAGTCATAATCATCAACTCATAACTCACTCAAGCCATACACTTCATAGTTCGCTTGGTAGTAATGCTGAGAATTTTCTTAGTTTAGCAATACAATTGTCAATTGCTGTTTTAGTAATAGCTTGTCCTTGTGCATTAGGTTTAGCCACCCCAACTGTAATAACTGTCGCATCAGGTAAAGCAGCAAAAAAGGGCGTTTTATTTAAAGGCGGGGACAAAATAGAGATGGCTTCAAAAATTAATCACATTATTTTTGACAAGACAGGTACATTAACAAGAGGTAAGCCATTCATCGTAGATTATAAAAATTATGATGATCATTCTTTTTTATTAAGAATAGCTGCCAGCTTAGAAAAGGAAAGCAGACATCCAATAGCAGATGCGTTGATTCAAGAAGCAAAAAAACAAAATTTAAGTTTATTTCCAATAAAAAAAATTATCACTCATTCAGGCCGAGGTATTTCTGGAGAACTAGAATCAATTGATGGACCTATTAATATTGGAAATATTGAATGGCTACTAAGTAAAGGAACAATCATTGATAGTGATGCCAAAAAAGTAATTGAAAATGAAGAGACAAAAACGAACACTATTATTGGAGTAAGTATAAAAGATAAGTTATTGGGCTTTATCTTCCTAGGAGATTTACTCAGAGATGATTCAATTAAAACAGTGCAAAATTTAAGAAAAAACAAATTTAAAATTAATATTTTAAGTGGAGATAGGAAACAAACAGTTTTAGCTTTAGCAAAAAAAATTGGTTTTAAAGAAAGTGAAGTAAAATGGGATCTTCTTCCTGAAATGAAGCTAAAGACTATAGAAAATTTAAAAATTGATAATAAAGTAGCAATGATTGGTGATGGTATTAATGATGTCCCAGCCTTAGCATCTTCTGACTTAGGAATTGCGGTGGGATCAGGAACTCAAATAGCCAAGGCAAATGCAGATGTAGTATTGATGGGAGATCAACTAAATGGATTACCCTACGCTTTAAATCTTGCCAAAAAAACTATAAGAAAAATAAAGCAAAATCTAACATGGGCTTTTGGTTACAACTTACTAGCTATACCATTAGCAGCCGGCATTTTATTCCCTAAATACGGTATTCTTCTTACTCCCTCAATAGCAGCATTATTGATGGCTATTAGCTCTATTACAGTAGTAATTAATGCTTTATCTTTGGATTAA
- a CDS encoding DNA polymerase III subunit delta', whose translation MIEFKKNNFFLNEEANTFLKSIIKNKSLANGYIFYGAEGLGKKQTALQFIKEIFKQSSPSENVEERIANNNHPDFLIIEPDSLLLTKSSGSFDLEKKIKSGSEIIKIAQIRNIKTFLSQKSINSEKKIVLIIDAHLLNEAASNCLLKTLEEPSNGIFILLTSKLNLLLDTIISRCQIVRFRSISSKQIKSILKEYLDTSKLKINTKLKFEDLINSANGSPNQLLKNIEIWNDFSDEIISKLDSPIKNSLEILEISKLISEKLEISQQICLVNLIQTIWWRKTKNISLIKKLENLKYLLRKNIQPRLAWEIAFLKISMENLLD comes from the coding sequence ATGATTGAGTTTAAAAAAAATAATTTCTTCTTGAATGAAGAAGCCAATACCTTTCTTAAGAGCATAATTAAAAACAAATCATTGGCTAATGGTTATATATTTTATGGTGCTGAAGGATTAGGCAAAAAGCAAACTGCTCTTCAATTTATAAAAGAAATTTTCAAACAGTCTTCACCGAGCGAAAATGTTGAAGAGAGAATTGCAAACAATAACCATCCTGATTTTTTAATTATTGAACCTGATTCTCTTTTGCTAACAAAAAGTTCAGGAAGTTTCGATCTTGAAAAAAAAATAAAAAGTGGATCTGAGATTATTAAAATTGCTCAAATACGTAATATCAAAACTTTTCTTAGTCAAAAATCAATAAACTCAGAAAAAAAAATTGTATTGATTATTGATGCACACCTACTAAACGAAGCAGCCTCAAATTGCCTTTTAAAAACCTTAGAAGAACCTAGTAACGGAATTTTTATTTTACTAACATCTAAATTAAACCTTCTTTTAGATACGATCATTTCAAGATGTCAAATCGTCAGATTTCGATCTATTTCTAGTAAGCAAATAAAGTCAATTTTAAAAGAATATTTAGATACTTCTAAATTAAAGATAAATACAAAATTAAAATTTGAAGATTTAATAAACTCTGCGAATGGATCTCCAAATCAATTATTGAAAAATATTGAAATTTGGAATGATTTTTCAGATGAAATTATAAGTAAATTGGATTCTCCAATTAAAAATAGTCTGGAAATATTAGAAATATCTAAATTAATATCTGAAAAATTAGAAATTTCTCAACAGATTTGTTTAGTAAATTTAATTCAAACAATTTGGTGGAGAAAAACAAAAAATATTAGTTTAATTAAAAAACTTGAAAATTTAAAATACCTCTTAAGAAAAAACATACAACCAAGGTTGGCATGGGAAATAGCTTTTTTAAAAATTTCAATGGAAAATTTATTAGATTAA
- a CDS encoding photosystem I assembly protein Ycf3: MPSNQNRDNFIDKAFTVIAESIVKIMPIAEKEKKAYIYYRDGLAAQNNGDYSEALEYYKESLLLEENKIDRGETLKNMAIIYMSNGEEDLSIETYEKALVENPKQPSCLKNIGLIYEKRGRYAEQNGDLDQRDIWFDKAAEVWSKAVRLYPGGYLDIENWLKNSGRSSIDMYL; the protein is encoded by the coding sequence GTGCCTAGTAATCAAAACAGAGACAATTTTATTGATAAAGCTTTTACTGTAATTGCTGAATCTATTGTAAAAATAATGCCTATTGCAGAGAAAGAAAAAAAGGCATATATCTATTACAGAGATGGCTTAGCCGCACAAAATAATGGGGATTATTCGGAAGCATTAGAGTATTACAAAGAGAGTTTATTGCTTGAAGAAAATAAAATTGATAGGGGTGAGACTTTAAAAAATATGGCAATAATATATATGAGTAACGGAGAAGAGGATTTGTCTATTGAAACTTATGAAAAAGCACTAGTAGAAAATCCTAAACAGCCATCATGCCTCAAAAATATAGGTTTAATTTATGAAAAAAGGGGAAGATATGCTGAGCAAAATGGTGATTTAGATCAGAGAGATATTTGGTTTGATAAAGCTGCTGAAGTCTGGTCTAAAGCAGTTAGGTTATATCCAGGTGGGTATCTAGATATTGAGAATTGGTTGAAAAACTCAGGCAGAAGCTCAATTGATATGTACCTTTGA
- a CDS encoding dTMP kinase — protein sequence MKGKFIVIEGIDGCGKTTQIDELSKWLPNSGLIKKGSKLITTREPGGSLLGKKLRGLILDNNENNKPSSLAELLLYSADRAEHVSKIISPALNNNDWVISDRFSDSTLAYQGYGRNINLEIIKNIESIVCQGVSPDLTFFLEISPEESLFRRKNEIPDRIESEGIRFLEKVNEGFKLIAKQKNWKVISASQNIKTISNQIKETLLKNFSKKND from the coding sequence ATGAAAGGAAAATTTATCGTTATTGAGGGTATTGATGGATGTGGTAAAACTACCCAAATAGATGAACTATCTAAATGGCTTCCTAATAGTGGTCTAATAAAGAAAGGGTCTAAATTAATCACAACTAGAGAACCTGGGGGCAGTCTTTTAGGAAAAAAACTTAGAGGACTGATTCTTGATAATAATGAAAATAACAAACCTTCATCTCTTGCAGAATTATTGCTTTATTCAGCAGATAGAGCTGAACACGTTTCCAAAATTATTTCACCTGCTTTAAATAACAATGATTGGGTAATAAGTGATAGATTTTCTGATTCCACACTGGCTTATCAAGGTTATGGAAGAAATATAAATTTAGAAATAATCAAAAATATTGAATCTATTGTTTGTCAAGGAGTATCTCCAGATCTCACTTTCTTCTTAGAAATTTCTCCAGAAGAGAGCTTATTCCGAAGAAAAAATGAAATTCCAGACAGAATAGAATCAGAAGGTATTAGATTTTTAGAAAAAGTAAATGAAGGCTTCAAACTAATTGCCAAACAAAAAAACTGGAAAGTAATATCTGCTTCACAAAATATTAAAACTATTTCTAATCAAATTAAAGAGACTTTGCTAAAGAATTTTTCTAAAAAAAATGATTGA